The Sandaracinus amylolyticus genomic interval CCCGTATCCACGCGTCAGCCGCGCGCGAGCGGCGTCGTCGATCGCGACGTCGCTGCCCTCGCTGGGCATCGGCGTGATCACGACCTCGAGGTGCCGTGGATCGATCACGCGGGTGCGCGAGCGCGCGCCGCGGACGAACACGCGCGCGGCGACCGCCTCGGGCTCGTCGCTCTCGAGCACGAGGCGCAGCGGTGCGCGCAGCTCGATGGGCTCGATCACGCGCGGCAGGCGCACGGCGTTGCGCGGGTTGCGCAGCACCTCGTCGATGATGTGCTCGCTGCCCTCGGCGCGGAGCGTCGGCTCGACGTGCGCGACGACGACGAGCTGACGGCGCCGCGTGTCGACGTGGCCGTCGAACGAGAGCTCGCGTCCGGCGCCGAGCAGCGCCGCGAACATCTGGAGCTGCGTGCGGCGCGGATCGCCCTCGGGCAGCGCACCGACGAGCCCGATCAGCGCGCGCGCGGCGCCGAGGCCGTCGAGGTGCCCGCTGCCGACCTGCACCTCGCCTCCGTGCGCCGGGAGCGGTCTCGCGAGCGCCGCGCGCACGTCGGCCTCGAGCGGACCGAGGACCCAGCGCGCGCCGCGACGCGCGAAGCGCACGCCCGCGTGCTCGAGCAGCGCGCCCTCCGCGGGCGGCGTGATCCCGCGCGCGGCCAGCGCACGATCGAGGCTCGCGCCCTCGGCGACGATCACCCAGCGATCCCAGAGCTCGCCGCCCGCGCGGGGCATCCACGCGAACGCGAGGCGCTCCGCGGCGTCGCTCGCGAGGCGCGCGGCTTCACCCGCGTCGCGCAGCGGAGGCCGCGGCTCGATCGGCGCGTCGACCTCACGGGCACGACGGCGCGGCGCGTCGTCCTCGGCGCCTGCGATCGCGAAGCGCGCGGTCGCGTCGGCGGGCAGCATCGCGACGAGCGCGCCGACGTCGCCCGGCGTGCCTGCGAACGGCGCGCGCATGCGCAGCACGAGACCGGTGCCCTCGACCGCGATCTCGAAGCTCGCGTCGGCGCGCTCGACGAGCGGCATCTCGCCGTCCGACTCGCCGCGCCATCCGACGCTCGCCATCTGCAGCGCGGCGCCGTCGGCCCAGTCCTCGGTGAGGCGCCGGAACGTGGGATCGCCCGCGAGCGTGCGCGCGATCGGCAGCGGGCCCGTGACGACGGCGCGCGCCATCTCCTCGAGGCCGAACACGATCATGCGATCGCCGGTGAAGAGGTAGTGCTCGGTGTCGACGCCCGAGCCCTCGTGCTCGCGGCGCACGAACGTCGCGAAGCGATCGAAGCGGACCCCGTCGAGCGAGACCTCGACGCGTGCGCGCTCCGCGAAGAGCAGCGCGCCTCCGTCGCGGCGGCCTCCGCCGCCTTCGCTCGAGTCCGCGGCGTCGGGATCGACGCGCAGCATGCGATCGAGCGCGAACGGCGTGGCGCCCGCGACCATCGGCAGCGTGCGCGCGAGGTTCGCCGCGTCGACCGCGAGCCACGGCGCGCTGTTCGTGCCCATGCGACGGCGCGCGAGGATCGCGCGGGCACGATCCGCGTCGCGCACGTGCACCGAGCACACCCAGGAGCGCGGCCAGCGATCGGCCATCGCGCACTCGATCGGACGATCGAGATCGAGGCCGCCCTCGGGGCCGAGCAGCTCCGCCCCCGCGCGCTCCGCCATCCACGCGAAGGCAGCGCGCGCGACCGCGGCGTCGGTCGAGCCCGCGCTGTCGAGGCGCTCGTACGCGGACGTGAGCGTCGCGATCAGCAGCGACGGCTGGGGCACGCGCACGTAGCGCCAGTGCGTGCCGGGGAGGAAGCGCGCGAGCGGCTGGGTCGCGAGCAAGCGCGCGGCCTCGGGCGACACGCGCGAGCGCGCGCGCTGGGCGCGCAGCCACTCGGCGCGCGCGGCGAAGCGCTCGTCGAGCGACTCGATCGGAGCGCGCTCGAGCGCGGCGGCGTGGGACTCCGCGTGCCACTCGACGTTGCGCGCGGCCGCCTCGCCGTACGGCGCGTCCTCGGCGGAGAGGCCCTCGCGCGCGAGCGCGGCAATGCGCGTGAAGCGCTCGCGATCGCGCGGATCGAGGCCGCGCGAGAGCACCCACGCGGCGGTGCGCAGCAGCGCTCGCTGCTCGTCGTCGAGCGGCGCGCGCATCGCGTCGAGGCGCGTGCGGATCGCCTCGAGCTCGGCCGCGCTCGGGGCGTTCCAGTGCGCGTGCACGGCTTCGATCGCGAGCCCGGGATCGCCCGTCGTGACGATGCGCGCGAGCGCGTCGGGCGCGATCCCGCCGGGCAGCACCTGCTCCGCGACGAGCGCGAGCAACGCGAGCCGGCGATCCGTTCCGCCGACGAGCTCGGTCGTCAGCGTGCGTCGCTCTTCGGTCGGCAGCGCGGCGAGCACCTCGACCGCGCCCAGCGGCGGCAGCGCGGTGTCGGCGCGCGACGCGAGGCCCGACGCGGCGACCGTCACCGGCGCGCGCACCACGGCGCATGCCGCGGCGAGAGCGCCCGCACGATCGGCGCTCATGAGAGCGCGGCCGCGCGCGTGAATGGCCGGATCGGGATCGAGCACCGCGGCGACGCCGAGCGCGCCGTGATCACCGGCTCCCTCGGGCACGCATGCGAGGAGGCGACGGCGTGCGCTCGGCTCGGGCGTCGCGAGGAGCAGGTCGCGCAGCAGCGCCGGCGCGAGCGCGGCGTCGATGCGACGTACTTCGTCGAGCTCGGCCGTGATCGTGCAGCCCTCGCCCGGCGCGAGCGCTGCGCGCAGCGCCCGGGCTCGCACACCGGGCGGCGCGGCGCCGCTCACCGCGCGCAGCGCCTCCGCCCATGCGGCGCCGACGAGCCCGTCCAGCGGCCGCATCGACGCCTCGGCGAGCGCGAACGTCGGCAGCAGCTGCGAGATCGTCGTGGTCGGGCCCGCGGCGATCGACACGACGAGCCGCGCGCCGCGGGGGACCACGCCGAGCACCATCACGTGCGTGCCGTTCGTCATCAGCGCTCGCGCGCCCGCGCCGATCGGCAGCGTGAGCGGCGCCGACCAAACGTGGCGGAACCCCGTCCGCTCGATCGCGGGCACGAGCGCGTCGAGGCACGTCTGCGGGGTGCAGTCGGACTGGCGCGGCTCGCTCACGACGACGATCCGCGCGCCGCCCTCGAGCGCGCCGCCCGCACCGCCGAGCGGCGCGAGCCACGACGGCAGCGTGACCTCGACGGCGTGCTGCACCGAGACGCGCCGCTCGAGACCGCGGAGGCGCGCGACCATCCGATCGACGTCGACGTCCGCGAGCGCGGCGTCGAAGGCCTCGGCGCTCGCGAGCATCGGCGGTAGCGCGGCCTCGGCCTCGGCGTCGCCCGAGAGCCGCGGATCGTCGGGGAATGCCTGGCGGCCGCGCGCACGCAGCGCGTCGAGCTCCGCGCGCCCGCGCATCGCGATCAGCGCCGGCGTGATCGTGACGACGTAGGTGCCGCGCACGCCTTCGCGCTCGACGATGCCGCCCCATCGCAGCGCGGCTTCGTGATCGCCGCGCCGCAGCGCGCGCACCATCGCCGCGTACGCGACGAGGATCGACTCGGGGTACGCGCCGACGAGCGCGTCGGTTCGATCGTCGAAGTCGTCGATGCGCGTCGCGTCGAACGCCATCAGTCCGTCGGGCGTCAAGCGGCCCGCGTCGAGATCGGCGTGGGCCCACGCGATCACGTCGCCCGCGGCGAACGCGCGCACCGCGCCCTCGTCCTGCGGGCGCGCGCGTGCGAACGCGGTCGCGGCATCGGCGTAGATCGAAGCCGCAGCCAGGCGCGCATCCCCGAGCGCCTGGAACGCGAGCTCGCTCCAGCTCGCCTCGCCGCTCGCGACGTACGACGCGCGCACGCTGGGCCCGCGCCACCGCAGCTGCGCGAGATCGTCGCGCGAGGTCTCGTCGACCACCCACCCGCGCGCCTGCGCCGCGAGCTCGACCGCGGCCGCGCGCTCGTGCTCGCCGCTTCGCGAGAGCCAGACCGAGTTGTTGTGGAGCAGCACGCTCGACGCGCGATCGCCCAGCGCGCGCGTCGCGGTGTCGAAGAACGCAGCAGGCGCGAGGCCCCGGGCCCGTGCGTGCTCCGTCGCTTCGAGCACCGCCCACGAGAGCGCCTGCGCGACGATCGGCTGACCGGGATCGGCGCGGAACGCGGGCCCGCACTCGTCGATGACGCGCGGCGCGAGCTCGCTCGTCGTCGTGAGCTCGTGGCAGAAGAGCGCGCGCACCGCGGAGCTCGTGCCCGCTCGCGCGGCGAGCGCATCGAAGACGTCGGGCGCCGTCTCGTCTCGCGCGTCGGCGACGATCAGGCGCCACGTCGTGGTGTCGTCGAGCGCACGACGCGCCGACGCGAGCAGCCGCAGCCGATCGTCGGCGAGCAGCGGTGCCTCCGTCTCGGTGTCGATCTCGGGATCGACCGGGCGATCCGCGATCTCGAGGGCGCGCTCGGTCTCACCGAGCAGGACGTGCAAGCGCACCCGCGTCCGTCGCCACGCGCCAGGCCCGTCGGCCGCGCTCGTCGCGAACGGGAGCAGCTCGCGCGCCGACGCGATCGCGCTCGCCGCGTCCGGCGCGTCGACGATCGCACCGCGGATCAGCGCGCGCAGCCGATACGAGACGGCGAAGGTGCGCGTCAGCGCCGGGCCGCGCGCCCGCAGCGCCGCGACGTCGAGCTCGCCCGCGAGCGGTGGCTCGAGCACCGCTCTCAGCTGGTCGACGTCCGCGAGCGGACCGTCGAACGCGAGATCGATCGCGCTCGGATCGACGCTCTCGAGCGCGGCGCGCGCGGCATCGAGCGGCACCGTGGGCTCACCGGCGCGCCATGCCGCGAGCCAGCGCCGCACGAGATCGCGCGACTCCGGCCACGTGACGAGCGCGCCCGCGTAGGCATCGCGCGCCTCCCCGGCGAGCGCCTCGAGCAGGCGACCGAGCGCGCTCCCGGGCAGTGCCGCGCGCACGCGCTCCACGATGCGCGCGAGATCCTCCGCGCGCCCCGCGCGCTCGAGCACGATCGCGGACAGCGCGGCCGCGTAGAGCGCGCTCGTATCACCGCGCTCGATCAGCGGCGCCAGCGCGTCGAGCACCTGCGCCTCGCGACCGGGCTCGTCGAAGTGCGTCTCGGCGATCGCCAGGCGCGACACGTTCGACGCGCCGAGCGCGACCTCCTCGCGCTCGTCGTCGATCGCGATCCGCTCGATGCGCTCGGCGGGCGACCCGAGGAGCAGCGCGCGCTCGAGCACGTCGCTGCCGACCTCGCGCCCCGCCGCGAGATCGTCGAGCCAGAGCGCGAGCACCGCGCGACGCGACCACGCCAGCACGCGCCCCGCGTCCTCGAGCACGCTCCGCGCGCCGGCGACGTCGCCTCCGCGCGCGAGCACGCGCACCCGCGCCTCCACGACGGCGGGATGCAGCGCGTGCCGCGACGACTCGAGCTCCGCGAGCCACGCCTGCACGAGCTCGCCGGCCTCGTCGTGATCGAAGAGCTCCGGGAGCGGCAGCAGCACCTCGTCGAGATCGCGCGGGCGGCGCGCGAGCTCCTCGTCGTCCGCCCAGCCGTCTCCGTCGACCCAGCGCTGTCGCTCGCTGCACTCGCCCCACGCGAGCCCGTCGCGCGCGCACTCGGCGAGCACGCGCGCAGCCGCGCGATCGAGCGCCCACATGCGACCGAGCGCGAGCGCGCGCAGCGACTCGTCGCCCGTCGAGTCCGCCGCGATCGACGCGGTGGCGTCGTAGTCGCCGACGCCGAGCTCGACCAACGTGCGCTGGGCGCGCGCCGCGCGCGCGAGGAGCGGCGGCGACGCGATCTCCGATCCTGCCCACTCCGCGATGCGGCGCTCGATCCACGGCGAGCGCGACACGCCCGCGTCGCGCTCCCACGCCTCGAGGCGCTCCGCGCTCGCCGTCACCACCGTCGCGAGCGCGGCGATCTCGTCGGCGAGCCGTCGCGCATCGTCGTCCCGCGCGAGCGTCCGCGCCTCGAGCGCGCGATCGTACGCGTCGCCCGCGAGGCCCTGCTCGAGGCAGCGCGCGGCGAGCGCGAGCTGGTGCGCGGCCGAGCTCGGCCTCGCGAGCGCGGCCTGCAGCAAGCGCGCGATCGCCACGCCGCGATGCCCCGGCGCCGCCGTGCCGACCACGTCGATGGCCGCCTCGCGATCGCCCTCGCGCGCGACGAGCAGCGCCGCGGATGCCAGCGGATGCGCGCGATCGATCGACACCAGCGCGCGCGCGATCGCGAGCACCGCCTCGCCGTCCTCGCGCTCTCCCGCTTCATGCCAGCGTCGCTCGAGGACGACGAGCGCTCGCGCGCCCTCCCCCGCGATGCGATCGAGCGACGGCCGCGTCGCGCCGCGCGGGACCGCACCGAGCCGCTCCACGTCGACGCGCGCGCTCTCGTCGAGCCCGTTCCACAGCGCGATCGGCACCGGGCGCACGAGAGCCCCGCCCGCATCGGCGCGCAGCCGCAGCAGCCGCGCGACGACGTCGCGCGCGTCACCCGGCGCGTCTCGACCCACCACCGCGAGCGCGAGCCCGACGTCACCGAGACGCTCGGCGCGCGCGAGCGCTTCGGCGCGCACCACGCTCCACACCCGACGCGCCTCCTCACGCGACGCCTCGGGCGCGAGCACCGTGCGCGCGCGCGCCACCGTGACCGCGCGCGTGGTCGCCTCGACCGCCGACGTCGCGTTCCCGGCGCGCTCCTCGAGCGCCGCGATCGCCCGCAGGCGCTCCACCTCGCGCGCGGGATCGCCCGCGGGATCTCCCTCGACGTGACCGAGCGCGACGCGCGCCCGACGATCCGCCTCCGACCATCCGTGCGCGTCGAGCGGCGGCCTCCACGTCGCCGCCGCGCCGCAGCCGGACAGCAGCACGATGCACGAGAGCCACCAACCCGCGGCGCACGACACGCCTGGGCGCGACGACGAACCGATCGACACGCGACACCTCCCCGAGGAACGGCGCGCGAGCATGACCCCGCGCGCGCGTCCGCGCATCGAGGATCAGATCACGACGCAGACCCGGTTCCGGCCCTGGTGCTTCGCCTGGTAGAGCGCGCGATCCGCGAGCACGACGAGCTCGCTCGGATCCTCGACCTTCGCCTGCGGCACCGCGGTCACACCGACGCTGACCGTCACGGTGATGCGCACGCCGTCGTGCATGATCGGATAGCCCTCGATCGCCGTGCGCAATCGCTCCGCGAAGCGCGACGCACCGTCGAGTGGGATCCCGCGAGAGAGGATCCCGAACTCCTCGCCGCCGTAGCGCGAGAACACGTCCTCGGTGCGGATGATCCGCAGCACGTGGCGCGAGAGGCCCACGAGCACCGCGTCGCCCGCAGGATGTCCGTACGTGTCGTTGATCCGCTTGAAGTGGTCGACGTCGAAGAGCAGCAGCGAGAGCGGCGAGGCGTGGCGCTGCGCGTACGCGAGCTCGCTCTGCAGGCGATCGAGCAGGTACTTCCGGTTGTACGCGCGCGTCAGCGGATCGCGGAGCGCGGACTCGTACATGTGCCGCTGGAAGCTCTCCTCCAGGCGGTCGTGCACCGAGAAGCGCAGCACCGTCGTCGCGCCGACCTGGATCTTGTCGCCGTCCTGCAGCGCCTTGCGGCGCACCGCGGTGCCGTTGAGGAACGTGCCGTTCTTCGAGCCGAGATCCTCGACGAGGATGTCCTTGCCGAGCACCGCGATGCGCGCGTGCCGACGCGAGATCTCGTCGTCCATCACGCGGATGTCCGCGTCGGCGCCGCGCCCGATCACGAGCCCGCCGCCGACCGGGTACATCTCGCCGACGTTCGCGCCCGCGATCACCACGAGGTACGCGCGGTCGCGCTGCAGCGTCGCCTCGCTCACGAGCGCGCGCTGCCCGATGATCGTCACCTCGCCGGTCTCGTCGTCCTCGCGAGCCACTGACGCGCCGAGCGTACAGCGGATGACCCGCGGTCGAGAAGACGCTCGTTCGAGCCGCGGCGAGGCGTGACGGTACGCACCACGTCCGCGCACCGTCCCGCGAGCCGCGCGACCTCACTCCGTCGGCGCGCTCGCGGCGGCAGTCGTGAGCCCGAGCGCGTGCTCCACGAAGGCGTAGAGGCGCGTGTACCGGCTCACGAGATCCGACAGGCGCGTGCCCGCCCCGTGCCCCACGAGCTGCTCTCGGTAGAACCACACGCGCGGATCCGCCTCGCCGGTCGACTCCTGCAGGCGCGCCGCGAACTTCGTCGAGTGGCCCCAGTGGACGCGCGTGTCGTGATCCGCGGTCTCGATCAGGATCGCGGGCAGTCGCACGCCCTCGCGCACGCGGTGGTACGGCGAGT includes:
- a CDS encoding transglutaminase domain-containing protein, which encodes MSIGSSSRPGVSCAAGWWLSCIVLLSGCGAAATWRPPLDAHGWSEADRRARVALGHVEGDPAGDPAREVERLRAIAALEERAGNATSAVEATTRAVTVARARTVLAPEASREEARRVWSVVRAEALARAERLGDVGLALAVVGRDAPGDARDVVARLLRLRADAGGALVRPVPIALWNGLDESARVDVERLGAVPRGATRPSLDRIAGEGARALVVLERRWHEAGEREDGEAVLAIARALVSIDRAHPLASAALLVAREGDREAAIDVVGTAAPGHRGVAIARLLQAALARPSSAAHQLALAARCLEQGLAGDAYDRALEARTLARDDDARRLADEIAALATVVTASAERLEAWERDAGVSRSPWIERRIAEWAGSEIASPPLLARAARAQRTLVELGVGDYDATASIAADSTGDESLRALALGRMWALDRAAARVLAECARDGLAWGECSERQRWVDGDGWADDEELARRPRDLDEVLLPLPELFDHDEAGELVQAWLAELESSRHALHPAVVEARVRVLARGGDVAGARSVLEDAGRVLAWSRRAVLALWLDDLAAGREVGSDVLERALLLGSPAERIERIAIDDEREEVALGASNVSRLAIAETHFDEPGREAQVLDALAPLIERGDTSALYAAALSAIVLERAGRAEDLARIVERVRAALPGSALGRLLEALAGEARDAYAGALVTWPESRDLVRRWLAAWRAGEPTVPLDAARAALESVDPSAIDLAFDGPLADVDQLRAVLEPPLAGELDVAALRARGPALTRTFAVSYRLRALIRGAIVDAPDAASAIASARELLPFATSAADGPGAWRRTRVRLHVLLGETERALEIADRPVDPEIDTETEAPLLADDRLRLLASARRALDDTTTWRLIVADARDETAPDVFDALAARAGTSSAVRALFCHELTTTSELAPRVIDECGPAFRADPGQPIVAQALSWAVLEATEHARARGLAPAAFFDTATRALGDRASSVLLHNNSVWLSRSGEHERAAAVELAAQARGWVVDETSRDDLAQLRWRGPSVRASYVASGEASWSELAFQALGDARLAAASIYADAATAFARARPQDEGAVRAFAAGDVIAWAHADLDAGRLTPDGLMAFDATRIDDFDDRTDALVGAYPESILVAYAAMVRALRRGDHEAALRWGGIVEREGVRGTYVVTITPALIAMRGRAELDALRARGRQAFPDDPRLSGDAEAEAALPPMLASAEAFDAALADVDVDRMVARLRGLERRVSVQHAVEVTLPSWLAPLGGAGGALEGGARIVVVSEPRQSDCTPQTCLDALVPAIERTGFRHVWSAPLTLPIGAGARALMTNGTHVMVLGVVPRGARLVVSIAAGPTTTISQLLPTFALAEASMRPLDGLVGAAWAEALRAVSGAAPPGVRARALRAALAPGEGCTITAELDEVRRIDAALAPALLRDLLLATPEPSARRRLLACVPEGAGDHGALGVAAVLDPDPAIHARGRALMSADRAGALAAACAVVRAPVTVAASGLASRADTALPPLGAVEVLAALPTEERRTLTTELVGGTDRRLALLALVAEQVLPGGIAPDALARIVTTGDPGLAIEAVHAHWNAPSAAELEAIRTRLDAMRAPLDDEQRALLRTAAWVLSRGLDPRDRERFTRIAALAREGLSAEDAPYGEAAARNVEWHAESHAAALERAPIESLDERFAARAEWLRAQRARSRVSPEAARLLATQPLARFLPGTHWRYVRVPQPSLLIATLTSAYERLDSAGSTDAAVARAAFAWMAERAGAELLGPEGGLDLDRPIECAMADRWPRSWVCSVHVRDADRARAILARRRMGTNSAPWLAVDAANLARTLPMVAGATPFALDRMLRVDPDAADSSEGGGGRRDGGALLFAERARVEVSLDGVRFDRFATFVRREHEGSGVDTEHYLFTGDRMIVFGLEEMARAVVTGPLPIARTLAGDPTFRRLTEDWADGAALQMASVGWRGESDGEMPLVERADASFEIAVEGTGLVLRMRAPFAGTPGDVGALVAMLPADATARFAIAGAEDDAPRRRAREVDAPIEPRPPLRDAGEAARLASDAAERLAFAWMPRAGGELWDRWVIVAEGASLDRALAARGITPPAEGALLEHAGVRFARRGARWVLGPLEADVRAALARPLPAHGGEVQVGSGHLDGLGAARALIGLVGALPEGDPRRTQLQMFAALLGAGRELSFDGHVDTRRRQLVVVAHVEPTLRAEGSEHIIDEVLRNPRNAVRLPRVIEPIELRAPLRLVLESDEPEAVAARVFVRGARSRTRVIDPRHLEVVITPMPSEGSDVAIDDAARARLTRGYGSDAPRVRALAAQIVPAGARPEEAARAVVAWVHENIRYELTAEELDAASVLARGRGDCSELSRLSVALLRAAGVPAELREGFAIDGQEAVAHAWVAFHDGRGFREVDPTNGNVHVSSGYVPASVWSAVGLLSVGGLRVVEVGPVP
- a CDS encoding GGDEF domain-containing protein; translated protein: MAREDDETGEVTIIGQRALVSEATLQRDRAYLVVIAGANVGEMYPVGGGLVIGRGADADIRVMDDEISRRHARIAVLGKDILVEDLGSKNGTFLNGTAVRRKALQDGDKIQVGATTVLRFSVHDRLEESFQRHMYESALRDPLTRAYNRKYLLDRLQSELAYAQRHASPLSLLLFDVDHFKRINDTYGHPAGDAVLVGLSRHVLRIIRTEDVFSRYGGEEFGILSRGIPLDGASRFAERLRTAIEGYPIMHDGVRITVTVSVGVTAVPQAKVEDPSELVVLADRALYQAKHQGRNRVCVVI